In Candidatus Woesearchaeota archaeon, a single window of DNA contains:
- a CDS encoding glycerol-3-phosphate acyltransferase, translating into MLTEMIFTVLSYLIGAVSPSYFAAKTFAGIDIRRYGNKTAGALNTYEVIGFMPAITVAILDAGKAFFVVVLSVYLGFNIYYLFLIGLAAIMGNIFPFYLDFEGGHGLATTAGVALASLFLFGRERASYAVILIAALILSYIITRNVIKRVKG; encoded by the coding sequence ATGCTGACTGAAATGATCTTTACAGTGCTATCTTATTTAATAGGCGCTGTCTCGCCAAGCTATTTCGCTGCAAAAACATTTGCCGGCATCGACATAAGGAGATACGGCAATAAAACAGCAGGCGCTCTGAATACTTATGAAGTGATTGGATTTATGCCTGCGATTACTGTTGCAATACTTGACGCGGGAAAGGCATTTTTTGTAGTTGTACTCTCAGTTTACCTTGGCTTCAACATCTATTATCTTTTTTTAATCGGGCTTGCAGCAATAATGGGCAATATATTCCCCTTTTATCTTGATTTCGAAGGCGGCCATGGCCTGGCAACAACAGCGGGAGTTGCGCTGGCATCATTGTTTTTGTTCGGAAGAGAAAGGGCTTCGTATGCTGTGATACTTATTGCAGCACTCATTCTTTCATACATCATAACAAGGAACGTTATAAAGCGGGTAAAGGGCTAG
- the lgt gene encoding prolipoprotein diacylglyceryl transferase — protein sequence MFYNSIDPVLFRLGSLEVRYYGIIYALSFIIAYFMIYHLAKKGKLKITKDDAADFVFYLLIGTVIGARIFYVIFYDPAYFISNPFMIPAVWHGGLSFHGGLVGAIIAGFLFCRKKKISFYEIADIAVIPLALGLFLGRIANFINGELVGRIANVPWCVKFQNFEGCRHPSQIYEAVKNLFMFFVLWFVYALKTKGKKLPSGFLFWLFVVMYSVLRFFMEFFRRVYPGEVKRLLLNEPTSFSSDILGVGAFEGTDPRDIRDRIKIPAEDVTWRGERKDLLNSILAWEKKIKKG from the coding sequence ATGTTTTACAACAGCATTGATCCTGTTCTTTTCAGGCTCGGCAGCCTTGAAGTGAGGTATTACGGCATCATCTATGCTCTCAGCTTCATAATTGCTTATTTTATGATCTATCATCTGGCAAAAAAAGGCAAATTAAAAATAACAAAGGACGATGCTGCTGATTTTGTTTTTTACCTTCTGATCGGAACAGTTATAGGAGCAAGGATCTTTTACGTTATCTTTTATGATCCTGCCTATTTCATCAGCAACCCTTTTATGATTCCTGCTGTCTGGCACGGCGGCCTGAGCTTTCACGGCGGATTAGTCGGAGCAATAATCGCGGGATTTTTATTCTGCAGAAAGAAAAAAATAAGCTTCTACGAAATTGCAGATATTGCAGTCATTCCACTTGCGCTTGGCTTGTTTTTGGGCAGAATCGCAAACTTCATCAATGGCGAGCTAGTCGGCAGAATAGCGAATGTTCCATGGTGCGTCAAATTCCAGAATTTTGAGGGCTGCAGGCACCCGTCGCAGATTTATGAGGCAGTTAAAAATTTATTTATGTTTTTTGTATTGTGGTTTGTTTATGCTCTCAAAACAAAAGGAAAAAAGCTGCCAAGCGGATTTTTATTCTGGCTTTTTGTGGTCATGTACTCAGTTTTAAGATTCTTTATGGAATTCTTCAGAAGGGTATATCCTGGAGAGGTGAAGAGGCTCTTATTGAATGAGCCGACGAGTTTCTCAAGTGACATCTTAGGCGTAGGCGCTTTTGAGGGGACAGACCCGCGGGACATTAGAGACAGGATTAAGATTCCGGCTGAGGACGTCACATGGCGCGGGGAGAGGAAGGATTTGTTAAATAGTATTTTAGCGTGGGAAAAGAAGATAAAGAAAGGGTGA